One part of the Epinephelus fuscoguttatus linkage group LG12, E.fuscoguttatus.final_Chr_v1 genome encodes these proteins:
- the kcnj1b gene encoding ATP-sensitive inward rectifier potassium channel 1b yields the protein MVSLSSSRMFQVLQGHMQPAGHRSRKSRLVTKDGHCNIEFGNIEYSNHFAYLVDFWNTFVEIRWRFVLLLFVASFTGSWFIFSLLWYWIAKSNGDLTGQNRTDGHVQCIDNVNGLTTAFLYSLETQTTIGYGGRALTGHCAGTVALIIIQSLIGVFINCFMCGVILAKISLPKKRAKTVTFSDTAVICLKKGSLCLLIRVANLRKTLLIGSQIYGKLLKTTTTPDGDTIILDQVDIDFTVDAGKDNLFFVCPLTLYHVINRSSPFYEMSADSLPHQDFELVVFLDGTAESTSSSCQVRTSYIPQEIQWGYSFLPIISRTKTGRYRVDFSNFSKSVRVTTPHCVHCFETDADQRNHNSHNQENHNNQQKMGIDNLGFQVIDIHDSVDITKM from the exons ATGGTCTCTCTGAGCAG CTCCAGGATGTTCCAGGTGCTCCAGGGTCACATGCAGCCAGCTGGACACCGAAGCCGCAAATCTCGCCTGGTCACCAAAGACGGGCACTGCAACATTGAGTTTGGTAACATTGAATACAGCAACCACTTTGCATACCTGGTGGACTTCTGGAACACGTTTGTGGAGATCCGCTGGCGCTTTGTCCTCCTCCTGTTTGTGGCTTCGTTCACAGGTAGCTGGTTCATTTTCAGCCTGCTGTGGTACTGGATCGCAAAGAGCAACGGGGATCTGACAGGGCAGAACCGCACAGATGGACATGTTCAGTGTATAGACAATGTTAACGGACTCACAACGGCATTCCTCTACTCCCTGGAGACCCAGACCACCATTGGGTACGGAGGCAGGGCGCTGACTGGACACTGTGCCGGCACTGTGGCTCTAATTATCATCCAGTCACTAATTGGTGTCTTCATCAATTGTTTCATGTGTGGCGTCATCTTGGCCAAGATCTCCTTACCTAAAAAAAGGGCAAAGACTGTCACCTTCAGCGACACAGCTGTCATCTGCTTGAAGAAAGGAAGTCTGTGTCTCCTGATCAGAGTGGCCAACCTTCGAAAGACCTTATTAATCGGCAGCCAGATCTATGGCAAGCTGCTGAAGACAACAACCACACCAGACGGAGACACCATCATTCTGGACCAGGTGGACATTGACTTTACGGTCGATGCCGGAAAGGAtaacttgttttttgtttgcccTTTGACCCTCTACCACGTGATTAACAGATCTAGCCCGTTCTATGAGATGTCAGCAGACTCTCTTCCCCACCAGGACTTTGAGTTGGTGGTCTTTTTGGACGGGACGGCCGAGTCCACCAGCTCCTCCTGTCAGGTCCGAACCTCCTACATCCCACAGGAGATTCAGTGGGGATACAGTTTCCTGCCCATCATCTCCCGCACTAAGACGGGGAGGTACCGTGTGGATTTCTCAAACTTTTCCAAAAGTGTCCGGGTCACTACACCACACTGCGTCCACTGCTTCGAGACGGACGCCGATCAGAGAAACCACAACAGCCACAATCAAGAAAACCACAACAACCAGCAGAAGATGGGGATCGACAACTTGGGGTTTCAGGTGATCGACATTCACGACTCTGTGGACATCACTAAAATGTGA